Proteins encoded together in one Catellatospora citrea window:
- a CDS encoding Crp/Fnr family transcriptional regulator — translation MTHPSRSTGAGGLPARWPHGSFLATLSETDRGALLALGTGRRFATGAALVREGEPGTDVYVLQRGCVKVLGDTVDGHTTLLAIRVPGDLIGELAGQRTAVRSATVRAAARCEARCIDRATFDAYLLRHPAATRVLLASVTAKLQQATRFRIDLAGASATVRLARTLLPLYETYARPGGGVIDVSLSQRELAALAGVAPASVFRALAALRERGAVSTGYRRVAVSDPQELARVARNEDPQ, via the coding sequence GTGACCCACCCGTCCCGCTCCACCGGCGCCGGCGGGCTGCCGGCGCGCTGGCCGCACGGCAGCTTCCTGGCGACTTTGAGCGAAACCGATCGCGGCGCGCTGCTGGCGCTGGGCACCGGGCGCAGGTTCGCCACCGGCGCGGCGCTGGTCCGGGAGGGCGAGCCCGGCACCGACGTGTACGTGCTGCAGCGCGGCTGCGTGAAGGTGCTGGGCGACACCGTGGACGGGCACACCACGCTGCTGGCGATCCGGGTGCCCGGCGACCTGATCGGGGAGCTGGCCGGGCAGCGCACGGCGGTGCGGTCGGCGACGGTGCGGGCCGCGGCCCGCTGCGAGGCTCGGTGCATCGACCGGGCCACGTTCGACGCGTACCTGCTGCGCCATCCCGCCGCGACGCGGGTGCTGCTGGCCAGCGTCACCGCGAAGCTGCAGCAGGCGACGCGGTTCCGTATCGACCTCGCGGGCGCGTCGGCCACGGTGCGCCTGGCGCGCACGCTGCTGCCGCTGTATGAGACGTACGCCCGGCCCGGCGGTGGTGTGATCGACGTGTCGTTGAGCCAGCGTGAGCTGGCCGCGCTGGCCGGGGTCGCACCCGCGAGCGTGTTCCGGGCGCTGGCCGCGTTACGCGAGCGCGGCGCGGTCAGCACGGGATACCGCAGGGTGGCGGTGTCGGATCCGCAGGAGCTGGCGCGGGTGGCGCGCAACGAGGACCCGCAGTGA
- a CDS encoding dynamin family protein encodes MTGTMPLSARVGAACRDALADLEPAAPIGALLAETVARLAEPTLRIAVAGRLKAGKSTLVNALLGARLAATDETECTKVVTWFRHGDRVRVRVQPSDGSAYDLPPAGDAIPADLGRPATELASVTLEFPGPAVSRFTVVDTPGLDALSGLDAMSLAALHRCDALIFVMPHPGAQEQQSLQAFRAATSSAGLRLGNAVGVLSQIDRLGTGRGDPWPQARLIAGRYAHHLRASVLDVLPLAGLLAETAGGGRLTDADTAALQAVAAATGRADRIMMLAAADAFHLWQPCPVDADTRRRLMALLGPYGIAESLALIDGGVTDTGVLRDELRRRSGLDALHAVITERFLPEADVLRAAGALSALDTALWAQKAADQPAALRTLRARLAQLRADPALRFSTLHTLVEDVVTGRATLPAEAEADLLCLARGRDDAERVGLATGTAAARVARAADERIRRWRTLDDSPARSVARCAHAAVEAFEAIYYTASRVGPPGNNGPSRHV; translated from the coding sequence ATGACCGGCACGATGCCGCTGTCGGCCCGCGTCGGAGCCGCCTGCCGCGACGCCCTCGCCGACCTGGAACCCGCCGCCCCGATCGGGGCGCTGCTCGCCGAGACCGTCGCCCGGCTCGCCGAGCCGACGCTGCGCATAGCCGTCGCGGGACGGCTCAAGGCCGGCAAGTCGACGCTGGTCAACGCGCTGCTCGGGGCACGCCTGGCGGCGACCGACGAGACGGAGTGCACCAAGGTGGTCACCTGGTTCCGCCACGGGGACAGGGTGCGGGTGCGGGTGCAGCCCAGCGACGGCAGCGCGTACGACCTGCCGCCGGCCGGCGACGCGATCCCGGCGGACCTGGGCCGTCCCGCCACGGAACTGGCCTCGGTGACCCTGGAGTTCCCCGGCCCGGCGGTCTCCCGCTTCACCGTCGTCGACACTCCCGGCCTCGACGCGCTGTCCGGCCTCGACGCGATGTCGCTGGCCGCGCTGCACCGCTGCGACGCGCTGATCTTCGTTATGCCGCACCCGGGCGCGCAGGAGCAGCAGAGCCTGCAGGCGTTCCGGGCGGCCACCTCCTCGGCGGGGCTGCGCCTGGGCAACGCCGTCGGGGTGCTCAGCCAGATCGACCGGCTCGGCACCGGCCGCGGCGACCCCTGGCCGCAGGCCCGGCTCATCGCCGGGCGCTACGCCCACCACCTGCGCGCCAGCGTGCTCGACGTGCTGCCGCTGGCCGGGCTGCTGGCCGAGACGGCCGGCGGCGGGCGCCTCACCGACGCCGACACCGCCGCACTGCAAGCCGTCGCCGCCGCCACCGGCCGCGCCGACCGGATCATGATGCTGGCCGCAGCCGACGCGTTCCACCTCTGGCAGCCGTGCCCGGTCGACGCCGACACCCGCCGGCGCCTGATGGCGCTGCTGGGCCCGTACGGCATCGCCGAGAGCCTGGCGCTGATCGACGGCGGGGTCACCGACACCGGCGTGCTGCGCGACGAACTACGCCGCCGCAGCGGGCTCGACGCACTGCACGCCGTCATCACCGAACGGTTCCTGCCCGAAGCCGACGTGCTGCGCGCCGCCGGGGCACTGTCCGCACTGGACACCGCGCTGTGGGCGCAGAAAGCGGCGGACCAGCCGGCCGCACTGCGGACCCTGCGCGCCCGGCTGGCACAACTGCGGGCCGATCCGGCGCTGCGCTTCAGCACCCTGCACACACTCGTCGAAGACGTCGTCACCGGCCGGGCCACACTGCCCGCCGAAGCAGAAGCCGACCTGCTGTGCCTGGCCCGGGGCCGCGACGACGCCGAGCGGGTCGGCCTCGCCACCGGGACCGCCGCAGCCCGGGTCGCCCGCGCCGCCGACGAGCGGATCCGGCGCTGGCGCACGCTCGACGACTCGCCTGCCCGGTCGGTCGCCCGCTGCGCGCACGCCGCCGTCGAGGCGTTCGAGGCCATCTACTACACCGCGAGCCGGGTCGGCCCACCCGGAAACAACGGCCCGTCCCGGCACGTCTAA
- a CDS encoding glycosyltransferase family 4 protein, producing the protein MNTPHSPRRVLVLSRYDIGHPHAGDVEHYLHEITRRWAADGCEVTWSTTRTPGLSAEQTIAGVRILRSLSPLGALTRLVGEGARFDAILDGGDHGAVIPLVTGQSVPVVPVVHRIRRRPAGRLRRLITGPVSRWNRPDQAVVVLSPSARHDLRHRHRFGGPIFVVPPGAPPPPASSGVDPARSPAPTIVVDVDLVAEQRIDLLLKAVPQVAAAVPGLRVEILGDGPELAALRELAAASVPASVTLHGRVTDAERDAWLRRAWLTVSTATGTACGCPLLAAAAYGVPGVALQAPGTRDFLRAGLTGHLVDSPDDLPAALIEQLTALADPATVRRAAQACRTWAGCFTWQRSAALLAGVVEHQIRAHHTGTARRRSARSDIATLVRLPAGAHVPAGALRPTDEVATTDGQVNVMLNGCDEHDALGVLARLGVTDAGHRLAGHDDLLIGPHPLPPLLAGPTARRTRPRPPTREQAPAAPSLLRDPSPIPANRRPLTFKRG; encoded by the coding sequence ACGACCCGGACACCGGGCCTGAGCGCCGAGCAGACCATCGCCGGCGTACGGATCCTGCGCTCGCTCAGCCCGCTGGGCGCCCTCACCCGCCTGGTCGGCGAAGGCGCCCGGTTCGACGCCATCCTCGACGGCGGCGACCACGGCGCAGTGATACCGCTGGTCACCGGCCAGTCAGTGCCGGTGGTGCCGGTGGTGCACCGGATCCGCCGACGCCCCGCCGGGCGCCTGCGCCGGCTGATCACCGGCCCGGTGTCCCGCTGGAACCGCCCCGACCAGGCCGTGGTGGTGCTGTCCCCGTCGGCACGGCACGACCTGCGGCACCGGCACCGCTTCGGCGGCCCGATCTTCGTCGTCCCGCCCGGCGCACCGCCACCGCCCGCGAGCTCCGGCGTCGACCCGGCCCGGTCCCCGGCGCCGACGATCGTCGTCGACGTGGACCTGGTCGCCGAGCAGCGCATCGACCTGCTGCTCAAAGCCGTGCCGCAGGTCGCCGCGGCGGTGCCGGGCCTGCGCGTCGAGATACTCGGCGACGGCCCGGAACTCGCCGCGCTGCGCGAGCTGGCTGCGGCCTCAGTGCCGGCGTCGGTGACTTTGCACGGCCGGGTCACCGACGCCGAAAGGGACGCCTGGCTGCGCCGCGCCTGGCTGACCGTGTCCACCGCCACCGGCACCGCCTGCGGCTGCCCGCTGCTGGCCGCCGCCGCATACGGCGTGCCCGGCGTGGCACTGCAGGCACCCGGCACCCGGGACTTCCTGCGGGCCGGACTGACCGGACACCTCGTCGACTCCCCGGACGACCTGCCCGCAGCGCTGATCGAGCAGTTGACGGCACTGGCCGACCCCGCAACCGTCCGACGGGCCGCGCAGGCATGCCGGACCTGGGCCGGCTGCTTCACCTGGCAGCGCAGCGCCGCGCTGCTGGCCGGGGTCGTCGAACACCAGATCCGCGCGCACCACACCGGCACCGCCCGCCGCCGCTCGGCCCGCTCCGACATCGCCACCCTGGTGCGCCTGCCCGCGGGCGCGCACGTGCCGGCCGGCGCACTGCGCCCGACCGACGAGGTCGCCACCACCGACGGGCAGGTCAACGTGATGCTCAACGGCTGCGACGAGCACGACGCGCTCGGCGTGCTGGCCCGCCTGGGCGTCACCGACGCCGGGCACCGCCTGGCCGGACACGACGACCTGCTCATCGGACCGCATCCGCTGCCCCCGCTACTGGCCGGGCCGACCGCCCGGCGTACCCGACCCCGACCCCCGACCCGGGAACAGGCGCCGGCCGCACCGTCGCTGCTGCGCGACCCGAGCCCGATCCCCGCCAACCGCCGCCCACTCACCTTCAAGAGAGGCTGA
- a CDS encoding glycosyltransferase 87 family protein, whose translation MYTTETPSTRPSRRLVVGTAIAVVLSAIVLALIAEAVFTHDAYWVQRWTVDLKVYLASGLAVRDGTSLYDVVIQSPLYGPMPYLYPPLTAILFFVPLSFLPIGAASFVWNAVSLVALGAVAWMSLRIAGVRDPRVHAVLTVVVLALATWLLPVRIQLIAGQINMFLLLLVLLDFRGYTGRWRGIGIGIAAGLKITPLIFIGYLVVTRQWRAAGTALGAFLATVAAGFVLMPGDSATYWGGLVLHSSRAGGVFDTPNQSLSGAMARALSVEQFANWWLVVLALVAVAGLAVARYVHQRGSDFLGFSAAAITGLLISPVSWEHHWVYVIPLLIWLAVRAYQTRSTGLAVTTALLVTAFTVRIFSLLGIQESPPAPMALAAWEQVIGAMFPLTGLLLLIVGPFWVRRNLAAPAVTPPAAVAPAAPVREPAQALAG comes from the coding sequence ATGTACACCACAGAAACCCCGTCCACCCGCCCGAGCCGCCGGCTCGTCGTCGGCACCGCGATCGCGGTGGTCCTCAGCGCCATCGTGCTGGCGCTGATCGCCGAGGCCGTGTTCACCCACGACGCCTACTGGGTCCAGCGCTGGACCGTCGACCTGAAGGTCTACCTGGCCAGCGGCCTGGCCGTGCGCGACGGCACCTCCCTGTACGACGTGGTGATCCAGTCACCGCTGTACGGCCCGATGCCGTACCTGTACCCACCGCTGACCGCGATCCTGTTCTTCGTCCCGCTGTCGTTCCTGCCCATCGGCGCGGCGAGCTTCGTGTGGAACGCGGTCTCGCTGGTCGCGCTCGGCGCGGTGGCGTGGATGTCGCTGCGGATCGCCGGAGTCCGCGACCCGCGGGTGCACGCCGTGCTGACCGTCGTCGTGCTGGCCCTGGCGACCTGGCTGCTGCCGGTGCGCATCCAGCTGATCGCCGGACAGATCAACATGTTCCTGCTGCTGCTGGTGCTGCTCGACTTCCGCGGCTACACCGGCCGCTGGCGGGGCATCGGCATCGGCATCGCCGCCGGCCTGAAGATCACCCCGCTGATCTTCATCGGATACCTGGTCGTCACCCGCCAGTGGCGGGCCGCCGGCACCGCACTGGGGGCATTCCTCGCGACGGTCGCGGCCGGTTTCGTGCTCATGCCGGGCGACTCGGCGACCTACTGGGGCGGCCTGGTCCTGCACTCCTCCCGCGCCGGCGGCGTCTTCGACACCCCGAACCAGTCGCTGTCCGGGGCGATGGCCCGCGCGCTGTCGGTCGAGCAGTTCGCGAACTGGTGGCTGGTCGTGCTCGCCCTGGTCGCGGTCGCGGGTCTGGCAGTGGCCCGCTACGTGCACCAGCGGGGCTCGGACTTCCTGGGCTTCTCCGCCGCCGCCATCACCGGCCTGCTGATCTCGCCGGTGAGCTGGGAGCACCACTGGGTGTACGTGATCCCGCTGCTGATCTGGCTGGCCGTCCGGGCGTACCAGACCCGCTCGACGGGCCTGGCGGTGACCACGGCGCTGCTGGTCACGGCATTCACGGTGCGGATCTTCTCGCTGCTGGGCATCCAGGAGTCGCCGCCCGCGCCGATGGCGCTGGCAGCCTGGGAGCAGGTGATCGGCGCGATGTTCCCGCTCACCGGCCTGCTGCTGCTCATCGTCGGCCCGTTCTGGGTTCGCCGTAACCTGGCTGCCCCGGCGGTGACGCCGCCGGCGGCCGTGGCCCCGGCCGCCCCGGTCCGCGAACCGGCGCAGGCCCTGGCGGGCTGA
- a CDS encoding LacI family DNA-binding transcriptional regulator, whose protein sequence is MTLQTIADRVGVSRMTVSNAFSKPDQLSASLRERILAAAQEVGYVGPDPTARALAKGTTGAVGIVLTSSLRFAFTDPVATSFLGAIAEQLGPTGLALTLLTSSDEGEVVPARDVAIDGALIYSCDPTSLAVQYLTRRRLPLVYIDQTPVDGIAAVNVDDRAGARAAAQHLIDLGHRRIGLLMSGVHGRHGLIGPEDVTVDGHASAQRLLGWRDALDAAGIVPLMARQDGSVLELAKAGARLLLDRPDRPTAILCFSDAVAYGALQVAEELGISVPAQLSIVGFDDSPLATQIRPALTTVRQDVVAKGRVAAEALNAAIEDTRAGRTVTAEHVVLPTELVVRGSTAPPPA, encoded by the coding sequence GTGACCCTGCAGACGATCGCCGACCGCGTCGGCGTGAGCCGGATGACCGTGTCGAACGCGTTCTCGAAACCGGACCAGCTCTCCGCCTCGCTGCGCGAACGGATCCTCGCCGCCGCCCAGGAGGTCGGCTACGTCGGGCCCGACCCCACCGCCCGTGCCCTGGCCAAGGGCACCACGGGCGCGGTCGGGATCGTGCTGACCTCCTCGCTGCGCTTCGCCTTCACCGACCCGGTCGCCACCAGCTTCCTCGGCGCGATCGCCGAGCAGCTCGGCCCGACCGGTCTGGCGCTCACGTTGCTGACCTCGTCCGATGAGGGCGAGGTCGTTCCCGCGCGGGACGTCGCCATCGACGGCGCGCTGATCTACTCGTGCGATCCGACGTCGCTGGCCGTGCAGTACCTGACCCGCCGCCGCCTGCCGCTGGTCTACATCGACCAGACCCCGGTCGACGGCATCGCCGCGGTCAACGTGGACGACCGTGCCGGGGCCCGCGCCGCCGCCCAGCACCTGATCGACCTCGGCCACCGCAGGATCGGCCTGCTGATGTCGGGCGTGCACGGCAGGCACGGGCTGATCGGACCGGAAGACGTCACGGTCGACGGGCACGCGTCGGCGCAGCGACTGCTCGGCTGGCGCGACGCGCTCGACGCGGCCGGGATCGTGCCGTTGATGGCCCGCCAGGACGGATCCGTGCTGGAGCTGGCGAAGGCGGGAGCCCGGCTGCTGCTGGACCGCCCCGACCGCCCCACCGCCATCCTGTGCTTCTCCGACGCGGTCGCCTACGGCGCGCTGCAGGTAGCCGAGGAGCTCGGCATCAGCGTCCCGGCACAGCTTTCGATCGTCGGTTTCGACGACAGTCCGCTGGCGACGCAGATCCGGCCGGCGTTGACCACCGTTCGCCAGGACGTCGTGGCCAAGGGCCGGGTCGCCGCCGAGGCGCTGAACGCAGCGATCGAGGACACCCGTGCCGGGCGTACGGTCACCGCCGAGCACGTCGTGCTGCCCACCGAGCTGGTCGTGCGGGGCAGCACCGCTCCCCCACCGGCCTGA
- a CDS encoding RNA polymerase sigma factor: MVATTGRRSITDVSISDVDLVALAGAGDSEAFDVLAQRHLPRMHSVCRRVTGNEHDALDALQDALTAAWQRIGDFDGRAQIGTWLYRVAANAAVDEVRRRRRRPTTSEDLPATATPVAVWEDVVADRLTVDWAVAQLPAPFRTAIVLRDLCGLTYKEIAEMRQIPIDTVKSQIFRGRQALGDLLRLRGLAV; encoded by the coding sequence ATGGTTGCGACGACGGGGCGCAGGTCCATAACGGACGTCTCCATCTCTGATGTGGATCTGGTGGCACTGGCCGGTGCCGGAGACAGCGAGGCCTTCGACGTCCTCGCCCAACGGCACCTGCCGCGGATGCACTCGGTGTGCCGACGGGTGACCGGCAACGAGCACGACGCGCTCGACGCCCTGCAGGACGCGCTCACCGCGGCCTGGCAGCGCATCGGCGACTTCGACGGCAGGGCACAGATCGGCACCTGGCTCTACCGGGTCGCCGCCAACGCCGCCGTCGACGAGGTGCGCCGCCGCCGGCGGCGGCCGACAACCAGCGAAGACCTGCCCGCCACCGCCACGCCCGTCGCGGTCTGGGAAGACGTCGTCGCCGACCGGCTCACCGTCGACTGGGCGGTCGCGCAGCTTCCCGCGCCGTTTCGCACCGCGATCGTGCTGCGTGACCTGTGCGGGCTCACGTACAAGGAGATCGCCGAGATGCGCCAGATTCCCATCGACACCGTGAAGTCGCAGATCTTCCGCGGCCGTCAGGCACTGGGCGACCTGCTGCGGCTACGGGGCCTGGCGGTATGA
- a CDS encoding RNA polymerase sigma factor, whose translation MLTATLHDDDDAALMRRCADGDREAFRVVVERYMMDVTAFCRRFSRDPHDAQDLCQDVLLKAWRHCAGFDGRSSVRTWLYRIVVNTAIDGHRRSLRRPVPVADVPQTDAVQSPESEVVMREALREALRQVPEHYRIVVILADGMGWPYADIAALCRIPEATVRSRLSRGRKALRVLLEQTDG comes from the coding sequence ATGCTCACGGCGACCTTGCACGATGACGACGACGCGGCGCTGATGCGCCGCTGTGCCGACGGCGACCGGGAGGCGTTCCGGGTCGTCGTCGAGCGGTACATGATGGACGTGACCGCGTTCTGCCGGCGGTTCAGCCGCGATCCGCACGACGCCCAGGACCTGTGCCAGGACGTGCTGCTGAAGGCATGGCGGCACTGCGCCGGGTTCGACGGGCGCTCGTCGGTGCGCACCTGGCTCTACCGGATCGTCGTGAACACCGCGATCGACGGCCACCGCCGCAGCCTGCGCCGGCCCGTCCCGGTGGCCGACGTTCCGCAGACCGACGCCGTGCAGTCCCCGGAGTCGGAGGTGGTGATGCGGGAGGCGCTGCGGGAGGCGCTGCGCCAGGTGCCCGAGCACTACCGCATCGTGGTGATCCTCGCCGACGGCATGGGCTGGCCGTACGCCGACATCGCCGCACTGTGCCGCATCCCGGAGGCCACCGTGCGCAGCCGGCTCTCTCGGGGCCGCAAGGCGTTGCGGGTCCTGCTCGAGCAGACGGACGGGTGA
- a CDS encoding hsp70 family protein → MPGWTMAVDFGTCFTTVAVGRGGEAALIEVEQGRYLPSAVALADDGGLLTGRAAASRAVAVPHLAERLPKQALAKAEPTVRLGTRDVPAVELVAAVLRRVSAEAVRVAGGAPDAVLLTHPARWDEPLLARLVEAARLAGLPAPRLMPEPIAAAAWYVDDTLAPGALVAVFDLGGGTLDTAVLRRTAAGFALAGPPGGDPHLGGEDFDEALWDLVAEQASAADARAWAELAAGADQRARRDRAMLRRDVVEAKEALSEHLAHSVLPPGFAAAVPVTRAEFEQRIRPLVRRGADELQLTLDRAGLRADQLAALYLTGGASRVPLVAAEIGAALGVRPTLARDPKGVVACGALRRVRRSGERAAVPAPAPAVTWLSAYRAGRVPGEGPLPDGTDPGTAPAGWRPWSAALPVVPAAAAYAGETLYVAGSRVCAVDVFAAAVRWTSPPMPAASRLEVVGDTVYAYADGTIMALRASDGAPRWAFRAPGTMLAGPLGVHVATATAVLLIGPDGGPRWRHELPAGTAGLAVPGDGRAYATDGAGRLYALDAATGEPQWTAGCGAGPGGPVVLGDLLCVPGTDGMRAFDTAGGELLWHTPGPGGTAMVTAGVVLAAGAGVVAYGLDDGAVRWRTGAGSALAALPAIGHGVLCGRAGDTVVAFDAVSGTPRWAHRTGPAATDPVPAADAVCLSWAVGVPGLDGTRTHLTALDPHTGAARWRSSAAGTAALGPVAVGRMLFVVLSDSSGVNLHALDAATGRSPGWDTIGGAR, encoded by the coding sequence ATGCCCGGCTGGACGATGGCCGTCGACTTCGGCACCTGCTTCACGACCGTCGCGGTCGGCCGCGGCGGCGAGGCGGCGCTGATCGAGGTGGAGCAGGGCCGCTACCTGCCGTCGGCGGTGGCGCTGGCCGACGACGGAGGGCTGCTCACCGGCCGGGCCGCGGCCAGCCGGGCGGTGGCGGTGCCGCACCTGGCCGAACGGCTGCCCAAGCAGGCGCTGGCCAAGGCGGAGCCGACGGTCCGGCTCGGCACGCGCGACGTGCCCGCCGTGGAACTGGTCGCCGCGGTGCTGCGCCGTGTCTCCGCGGAGGCGGTACGCGTCGCCGGCGGAGCACCGGACGCGGTGCTGCTGACCCATCCGGCGCGGTGGGACGAGCCGCTGCTGGCGAGGCTGGTCGAGGCGGCCCGGTTGGCGGGCCTGCCCGCCCCCCGGCTGATGCCGGAGCCGATCGCGGCCGCGGCGTGGTACGTCGACGACACGCTGGCCCCGGGTGCGCTGGTCGCGGTGTTCGATCTCGGCGGCGGCACGCTGGACACCGCGGTGCTGCGCCGCACCGCGGCCGGGTTCGCGCTGGCCGGGCCGCCCGGCGGCGATCCGCATCTGGGTGGTGAGGACTTCGACGAGGCGCTGTGGGACCTGGTCGCCGAGCAGGCCTCGGCGGCCGACGCGCGGGCCTGGGCGGAACTGGCGGCGGGCGCCGATCAGCGGGCCCGCCGGGACCGGGCGATGCTGCGCCGCGACGTCGTCGAGGCGAAGGAGGCGCTGTCGGAGCACCTCGCGCACAGCGTCCTGCCGCCGGGTTTCGCCGCGGCGGTGCCGGTCACCCGGGCCGAGTTCGAGCAGCGCATCCGGCCGCTGGTGCGCCGGGGCGCGGACGAGCTGCAGCTGACCCTGGACCGGGCCGGGTTGCGCGCGGACCAGCTGGCGGCGCTCTACCTGACCGGCGGGGCGAGCCGGGTGCCGCTGGTGGCGGCCGAGATCGGCGCGGCGCTGGGCGTGCGGCCCACCCTCGCCCGCGACCCGAAGGGCGTCGTGGCGTGCGGCGCGCTGCGGCGCGTGCGGCGCAGCGGCGAGCGGGCCGCCGTGCCCGCGCCCGCGCCGGCGGTGACGTGGCTGTCGGCATACCGGGCGGGCCGGGTGCCGGGGGAGGGGCCGCTGCCCGACGGGACAGACCCGGGGACGGCGCCGGCGGGCTGGCGGCCGTGGTCGGCGGCGCTGCCCGTGGTCCCGGCTGCGGCGGCCTACGCCGGCGAGACGCTGTACGTGGCGGGCAGCCGGGTGTGTGCGGTGGACGTGTTCGCCGCAGCGGTGCGGTGGACGTCACCGCCGATGCCGGCGGCCAGCCGTCTGGAGGTCGTCGGCGACACGGTCTACGCGTACGCCGACGGCACGATCATGGCATTGCGCGCGTCCGACGGCGCGCCGCGGTGGGCGTTCCGGGCACCGGGCACGATGCTGGCGGGGCCGCTCGGGGTGCATGTCGCCACCGCGACGGCGGTGCTGCTCATCGGCCCCGACGGCGGCCCGCGCTGGCGCCACGAGCTGCCCGCCGGGACTGCCGGGCTCGCAGTGCCCGGTGACGGACGGGCCTATGCCACCGACGGCGCCGGACGGCTGTACGCCCTGGACGCCGCGACCGGTGAACCGCAGTGGACCGCCGGCTGCGGTGCCGGCCCCGGCGGACCGGTGGTGCTGGGCGACCTGCTGTGCGTGCCCGGCACGGACGGGATGCGGGCCTTCGACACCGCAGGCGGTGAGCTGCTGTGGCACACGCCGGGGCCCGGCGGCACGGCCATGGTGACGGCCGGGGTGGTGCTCGCGGCAGGCGCGGGCGTCGTGGCGTACGGCCTCGACGACGGCGCGGTGCGGTGGCGCACCGGTGCGGGCAGCGCACTGGCGGCGCTGCCCGCGATCGGGCACGGGGTGCTGTGCGGGCGGGCCGGGGACACGGTGGTGGCCTTCGACGCGGTGTCGGGCACGCCACGGTGGGCGCACCGGACCGGACCGGCCGCCACGGACCCGGTGCCTGCCGCGGACGCGGTGTGTCTGAGCTGGGCCGTGGGTGTGCCGGGGCTCGACGGGACGCGCACCCACCTGACCGCGCTCGACCCGCACACCGGCGCGGCCCGGTGGCGGTCGTCGGCAGCGGGCACCGCGGCCCTGGGGCCGGTGGCCGTCGGCCGGATGCTGTTCGTGGTGCTGTCCGACAGCAGCGGTGTCAACCTCCATGCGCTCGACGCTGCCACCGGCCGGTCGCCGGGTTGGGACACCATCGGCGGTGCACGATGA